A single Dreissena polymorpha isolate Duluth1 chromosome 14, UMN_Dpol_1.0, whole genome shotgun sequence DNA region contains:
- the LOC127858141 gene encoding transmembrane protein 184C-like, which translates to MDFVAHWKNWIRPLALMIYFILMMIAIPLCVVEVSNKTQEKHIKAWFTGGVFVLMTVPISVYEIILHVINYTQPNLQKYIIRILWMVPIYALNAWFGLRFSVAAIYLDTIRECYEAYVIYNFMAYLLSFLWTVHPQLEIALSKTKQQKHIFPFCCLPVWPMGSKMLQNAKHGVLQYTVVRPITTFIALICEISGVYHEGEFSPKSGWLYVTILNNVSQIWAMYCLVLFYKATKEMLAPIKPIPKFLCVKFVVFFSFWQSVVIAAFGKFGLIQESLFYDNDVNQLAAAMQDFCICIEMFIAAIMHYFAFSHEPFVNTAAPQGNCCQSFASMWDVGDVKDDVLEHVKVVTTTMKKTVSAPFLRRKNEPGNEKTPLLQSRLSQNDEDRSINQITEAEINHKSYQGQTDTESLAPELDITSLDRWQSKSAKSSKSVSSSMHNFYESSSVDVRSLQSDTIEHLGDSAHRTISESAEQSGDIDDNTELPRDIDQGRANQGDTALIVGTPKVSIQSGDASLRNESEGNYSGISEIV; encoded by the exons ATGGATTTTGTTGCGCATTGGAAAAACTGGATAAGGCCATTGGCCcttatgatttattttattcttatgatgATAGCCATTCCACTGTGTGTTGTTGaagtgtcaaataaaacacaAGAGAAACATATAAAAGCTTGGTTCACTGGAGGCGTGTTCGTCTTGATGACAGTTCCCATATCCGTCTATGAAATAATTCTTCATGTTATTAACTACACTCAACCAAACTTGCAGAAATACATTATCAG aATATTATGGATGGTGCCAATTTATGCCCTAAATGCA TGGTTTGGTTTACGATTCAGCGTTGCTGCGATATATCTGGACACGATACGCGAGTGTTATGAGGCATATGTCATTTACAACTTCATGGCCTACTTGCTGAGCTTCCTGTGGACTGTCCATCCACAGTTGGAGATAGCTCTCAGCAAGACCAAACAACAGAAACACATATTCCCATTCTGTTGCCTACCTGTGTGGCCAATGGGAAG CAAGATGTTGCAGAATGCAAAGCATGGGGTGTTGCAATACACAGTGGTGCGACCTATAACCACCTTCATTGCCCT TATTTGTGAAATCTCTGGGGTATACCATGAAGGGGAATTCAGTCCAAAAAGTGGCTGGCTCTATGTCACAATACTGAACAATGTCTCTCAAATT TGGGCTATGTACTGCCTGGTACTGTTCTACAAGGCCACCAAGGAGATGTTGGCCCCTATCAAACCCATCCCAAAGTTCCTCTGTGTCAAGTTTGTTGTCTTCTTTTCATTCTG GCAGTCAGTGGTTATTGCAGCTTTTGGCAAGTTTGGTTTGATACAGGAATCACTGTTTTATGATAACGATGTGAACCAACTTGCAGCTGCCATGCAG GATTTCTGCATCTGCATTGAGATGTTTATAGCAGCCATCATGCACTACTTTGCATTCTCACACGAGCCTTTTGTGAACACGGCGGCACCACAAG GTAACTGTTGTCAATCATTTGCATCAATGTGGGATGTTGGAGATGTCAAGGACGATGTGTTGGAGCATGTGAAGGTTGTAACCACGACGATGAAAAAGACTGTGAGTGCACCATTCCTCCGGCGTAAAAATGAGCCAGGAAACGAAAAAACGCCTTTGCTCCAGTCACGTCTAAGTCAGAATGATGAAGATCGTTCTATA aatCAAATAACTGAGGCTGAAATCAACCATAAAAGTTATCAGGGTCAAACTGACACAGAAAGTTTAGCGCCTGAACTTGATATTACCAGTCTGGACAGATGGCAGTCCAAGTCAGCAAAAAGCTCAAAATCTGTGTCATCAAGCATGCATAATTTCTATGAATCAAGCAGCGTAGATGTCAGGTCTCTGCAATCCGATACCATAGAGCATCTGGGTGACTCTGCTCACAGAACAATTTCAGAATCTGCAGAGCAGTCAGGGGACATTGATGATAACACAGAGCTGCCAAGAGATATAGATCAAGGAAGGGCAAATCAAGGTGACACTGCACTGATTGTTGGAACACCTAAAGTGTCTATACAGTCTGGTGATGCTTCGTTGAGGAATGAAAGTGAAGGCAATTATTCAGGGATAAGTGAAATTGTATAA
- the LOC127858139 gene encoding spartin-like: MEMPMASAQGSRSPQQSRSRPSRPPPPGSQILSANTLAKLQEYHDSAFRLVEQGLSADEEGKSNDARAFYESGTSAVNSALKIDCEHLQGTEAEKDKAREIQQKLNKTKLQIEYRLQALRASEIAMPSAPEAMDLEAPPSYEASMSDQQFAALGDSIMSAESTDSQILTANATEIFCIPNNVQIFFISPEGYVSAPSYPSSLKVFRFNEQPAEGASSTIQPSAFLQVGEWFYPLQPGSSPAMRTNYGAYVFPDLQSTVPGAAVGLIIPETLPLTDRQCFEDLLQSLTMYQLQQLTPTEEHAQADERVAGEDQGVESTSTKISKGLITAAEYISWGVGKGAEKAGELLRQGSTKLRAHLKPEERERPVDPRLKTGIQYVRKGSHAAVQVSSYLVSKLGQATMALARHAAPHICRQGEKVLPKSLTENKGEGKSTINSILEVAASGVQGFGTVYMGLEKAAKALGKSLANETVTVVAHKYGNDAGEFTENTLYSVGNIAMTAHNANNLGVKAIAKRAAKDAGKAVLSDLAVKHKNQQTPPDKPPPPQGNGHTNGF; encoded by the exons ATGGAGATGCCAATGGCATCAGCtcaggggtcaaggtcaccacagcAATCTAGGTCAAGGCCAAGCCGACCTCCTCCACCTGGGTCACAGATATTGAGTGCCAACACATTAGCCAAACTCCAGGAATACCATGATAGTGCTTTTAGACTTGTGGAGCAAGGACTTAGTGCGGACGAGGAGGGAAAATCAAACGATGCCCGTGCTTTCTACGAAAGTGGCACATCAGCAGTGAACTCTGCCTTAAAAATTGACTGTGAACATCTCCAGGGTACGGAAGCAGAGAAAGATAAGGCCAGAGAGATTCAGCAGAAGCTGAACAAAACCAAGCTGCAGATAGAGTACAGGTTGCAGGCTCTGCGAGCATCAGAAATCGCTATGCCATCAGCCCCAGAAGCGATGGACTTGGAAGCCCCTCCGAGCTACGAGGCTTCAATGTCTGACCAACAGTTTGCTGCTCTAGGGGACAGCATAATGAGTGCAGAATCCACAGACAGTCAAATTCTGACAGCAAATGCTACAGAGATATTTTGCATACCTAACAATGTTCAGATATTCTTCATATCGCCTGAAGGCTATGTTAGTGCACCATCATATCCATCATCATTGAAAGTTTTCCGTTTCAATGAGCAGCCAGCTGAGGGGGCAAGCAGTACTATACAGCCATCAGCATTCCTTCAGGTGGGGGAATGGTTTTACCCGCTACAACCAGGGTCTTCTCCAGCCATGAGGACTAACTATGGAGCCTATGTATTCCCAGATCTGCAGTCCACTGTTCCAG GGGCAGCCGTGGGTTTGATCATTCCAGAGACGTTACCTCTCACTGATCGTCAGTGTTTCGAGGATCTGCTGCAGTCCTTGACCATGTACCAGCTGCAGCAGTTGACCCCAACAGAGGAACACGCGCAGGCTGATGAGAGAGTGGCTGGAGAGGACCAGGGGGTGGAGTCAACGAGTACGAAAATCTCCAAAGGGTTGATTACTG CTGCAGAGTATATATCCTGGGGTGTGGGCAAGGGCGCTGAGAAAGCCGGGGAGCTGCTGAGGCAGGGATCCACTAAGCTGCGCGCCCACTTGAAGCCCGAGGAGAGAGAGCGCCCTGTGGACCCACGACTGAAGACTGGCATACAGTACGTCAGGAAAGGCTCACATGCTGCCGTCCAAGTCAGCTCTTATCTAG TCTCCAAGCTCGGTCAGGCCACCATGGCCCTTGCTAGGCATGCAGCCCCTCACATCTGTAGGCAGGGAGAGAAGGTGCTCCCTAAATCATTGACAGAGAACAAAGGAGAGGGAAAATCCACCATCAATAGCATCCTAGAAGTGGCTGCATCTGGAGTACAGG GATTCGGAACTGTCTACATGGGCCTTGAAAAGGCAGCCAAAGCCCTTGGAAAAAGTCTAGCTAATGAAACGGTCACAGTTGTGGCACACAA GTATGGCAACGATGCTGGAGAATTTACAGAGAACACGCTGTACTCTGTTGGTAACATAGCGATGACAGCTCACAACGCCAACAATCTTGGGGTCAAGGCCATTGCAAAGAGGGCAGCAAAGGATGCTGGGAAGGCTGTACTCAGTGACCTGGCAGTTAAGCACAAGAACCAACAGACGCCACCTGATAAGCCCCCTCCTCCACAGGGGAATGGACATACAAATGGCTTTTGA